A window from Salvia miltiorrhiza cultivar Shanhuang (shh) chromosome 2, IMPLAD_Smil_shh, whole genome shotgun sequence encodes these proteins:
- the LOC131008947 gene encoding (3S,6E)-nerolidol synthase 1-like codes for MEAHHQAFDFWCLTNIEETSLLKHAAKLEQVRDMLMKIDQDSLRSLELVDTIQRLGLCYHFKHEIEAILHRQHLAHTSNHCATLFEASLRFRLLRQHGCRVVADDFLGQFLRDGELKFGLVSETRGLMAMQEASHLNTGGEEILHEAARFSSCCLNNKAMIDCVDARVVKYCLSYPQHKTVAVFAAKNYLQFVNDENHHALRELAEFEFAYIDSLHKHEILRVVEWWKGLRVSEELKSSRNQPLKWHVWSMAILRDPSWSKHRIMLTKPISLVYVVDDVFDLYGTIQDLTHFTQAVKGWDSCASNELPSYMKTCFNAIYDTTNEISSFIYREHGWNPINFLKEEWGSLMDAFLVEAKWLRSGELVEAEKYLKNGVISTGVPMVLSHLFFLMGNPPTNQTQLLLNDPHGLTHSVAKLLRLLDDLEDEEEEEYDGSYVECYMKEGKVESREGAREHVMKMVSATWENINKHMYGFSSATHFSPCFTRACLNAARMVPAMYSYDKDHRLLLSTVAKSLLC; via the exons ATGGAAGCCCACCACCAAGCATTCGATTTTTGGTGTCTCACCAATATTGAG GAAACATCGTTGCTTAAACACGCAGCAAAATTGGAGCAAGTGAGAGATATGTTGATGAAAATCGATCAAGACTCGTTGAGAAGTCTAGAGCTCGTGGATACAATCCAACGCCTTGGCCTCTGCTATCACTTCAAACACGAGATTGAAGCCATTCTCCATCGCCAACATCTAGCCCACACCTCCAATCATTGCGCCACCCTTTTCGAGGCTTCGCTTCGTTTCCGTTTGCTCAGGCAGCACGGATGCCGAGTCGTTGCAG ATGACTTTTTGGGACAGTTTCTACGCGACGGGGAGCTGAAATTCGGTCTAGTTAGTGAAACGAGGGGGTTGATGGCGATGCAGGAGGCGTCGCATTTGAACACGGGAGGTGAAGAAATCCTGCATGAAGCTGCGAGGTTTAGCTCTTGCTGCCTAAACAATAAGGCCATGATTGATTGCGTGGATGCGAGGGTGGTGAAGTACTGTTTGAGTTATCCACAGCACAAGACGGTGGCTGTTTTCGCCGCCAAGAATTATCTTCAATTTGTGAATGACGAAAATCATCATGCCTTGCGAGAGCTTGCAGAGTTCGAATTCGCATACATCGATTCCTTGCACAAGCACGAAATCCTTCGAGTTGTCGA aTGGTGGAAGGGGCTGCGGGTGAGCGAGGAGCTAAAATCGTCGAGGAATCAGCCGTTGAAATGGCACGTGTGGTCGATGGCGATCCTAAGGGATCCGAGTTGGTCCAAACATAGAATTATGCTAACAAAGCCAATATCGCTTGTCTATGTCGTAGACGATGTATTTGATCTTTATGGTACTATTCAAGACCTCACTCACTTCACCCAAGCTGTTAAAGG ATGGGATAGTTGTGCAAGTAATGAGCTACCAAGTTACATGAAAACATGCTTCAATGCCATTTATGACACCACCAACGAAATTAGCAGCTTCATCTATCGTGAGCATGGATGGAACCCCATTAATTTCCTCAAAGAAGAG TGGGGAAGCTTGATGGATGCATTTCTTGTGGAAGCAAAATGGCTTAGAAGTGGAGAATTGGTGGAGGCGGAGAAATATCTCAAGAATGGAGTGATAAGCACAGGAGTGCCTATGGTGCTATCTCATCTCTTCTTCCTAATGGGAAACCCTCCCACAAACCAAACTCAATTACTACTCAATGATCCTCACGGACTCACACATTCCGTCGCCAAGCTCCTTAGGCTCCTCGACGACCTGGAG gacgaggaagaagaagaatacgACGGATCGTACGTGGAATGCTACATGAAGGAAGGGAAGGTAGAATCACGGGAAGGTGCGCGAGAGCACGTGATGAAGATGGTTTCGGCGACGTGGGAAAACATCAACAAGCATATGTATGGCTTCTCTTCCGCAACTCATTTCTCTCCATGTTTCACAAGGGCTTGTCTCAACGCAGCGCGTATGGTTCCGGCTATGTATAGCTATGACAAAGATCATCGTCTTCTCCTCTCCACCGTCGCCAAATCACTCCTATGTTAG